The Nitrospirota bacterium genome contains the following window.
TTCGCCGGCGTGCCGAGCGCCTTCTCGAGCCGGTGCGCTCGGAACAGCGGCGACGGCCTCCAGAGCGTGTAGATATCCAGGACCTCCTCCGGGATGTCGATCCACCGCTCCTGGCTCACCTCCTGGAGGATGAGGTCCATGGGAAAGATGGGTTTGAGGTCATCGGGTCCGATCGGCTGCTTCGTTGCCGGATGGAGCGGCGGCTTCGGAAGGTTCGGCATGTCCGCCATGATGTTGTACCATCTGGTCGGGATCTCTTTGTCCGCGAGAATGATCTTCGTCTGTCTCATGCATTCCTCCTGCAAAGAACGGGAATTGGTGCGACATTGCAAAAAAGTGCGGGTATTGTATCCTATTTTGGAGGCTTTCTCAATCGTATTTTTTGCGCTTGCGCGTGCGGGGAGACGTAGCAGCGGGAGCGGCCTTGGGAAAATGGCGTCAGGAGGAACTACAGAAAGCGCTGTCTTATGCCTTGACCGTGCCGAGCATCCTGATGAAGATCTTCAGGATGTCGGCGTCGTAATCGCCGACCTCCTTGGTCAGGACCGAAAGGGCCAGGAACGGCGTCCGCGCAGTATGATAGGGCCGCATGGTGGTTAGGGCGTCATAGCAGTCGACGATGGACGTGATCCTGCCGAACGTCGTGATCTCCGGGCCCTTGCGGTTGTACGGATAGCCCCTGCCCGTCAGGCGCTCGTGGTGCTGCACGACGGCCTCGAAGGACTCCCGGGGAATGTCCTTGTGCGTGCGCAGTATCTTCTCGCCCTCCACCACGTGGGTCTTGATCTTGCTGAATTCATCGTCATCGAGCCTGCCCGGCTTGTTGATGATCCCTGTCGGAATGGCGCTCTTGCCGATGTCGTGCAGCATGGCGCCGATGCCGAGCTTTTCGATGGAGTCTCGCTTGAGTCCGATCGCGATGCCGAGCCCCACGGACAGGACCGCAACGTTCACCGAATGGGTGTACGTGTAGTAGTCATGGGTCCTGAGCGAGAGCAGGTCCGAGATGGTGCCGGAGTTGTCCAGGATGCAGTCCACCATCTTGTTCACCACGGTGACCGACTGCTTGATCTTCTCGCCGCTCCGCGGGTCTTCGATCAGGCCCTTCAGCACGACCTTCGAGTTCTCCTTGATCGCGACGGCCTTGATCTTGACCTTGTCCCGCTCCGGC
Protein-coding sequences here:
- a CDS encoding HD domain-containing phosphohydrolase produces the protein MSSTYSEIDPDPYIAVSIDKLINGEPIPFDVFIKDMGIVIPLLQRETVYDGIAYNVLRERGVQNVYVKTTEGHELYKYLSRFHDKGEVIPDPETFKRYLVHKDEYYVIDRSLLRGGMKVNFAIHALHKYGLRMLLPATETEPLAVDDTVLNAPGDIAIEPAQMQLYHAYINALLAAEDTPERDKVKIKAVAIKENSKVVLKGLIEDPRSGEKIKQSVTVVNKMVDCILDNSGTISDLLSLRTHDYYTYTHSVNVAVLSVGLGIAIGLKRDSIEKLGIGAMLHDIGKSAIPTGIINKPGRLDDDEFSKIKTHVVEGEKILRTHKDIPRESFEAVVQHHERLTGRGYPYNRKGPEITTFGRITSIVDCYDALTTMRPYHTARTPFLALSVLTKEVGDYDADILKIFIRMLGTVKA